A single region of the Rhipicephalus microplus isolate Deutch F79 chromosome 10, USDA_Rmic, whole genome shotgun sequence genome encodes:
- the LOC142774757 gene encoding uncharacterized protein LOC142774757 → MIRACVLLALATSAFAGHIGYGSGYGFGLGLSYGFGNGIGYAGYAPAVSTVQSAPAVATISHAAPAVTYAAAPAVAKVATYHAAPVATYAAAPVATYAAAPAVTKVATTYHAPAVAAPVATYAAAPVATYAAAPAVTKVATTYQAPAVTTAVAAPVATYAAAPAVTKVATYQVPAVATAVAAPVATYAAAPAVTKVATTYQAPAVTTAVAAPVATYAAAPAVTKVATTYHAPAVATVAHAPVATAVAAPVATYAAAPVATYAAAPAVTKVATTYQAPAVATVAAPVATYAAAPAVTKVATTYHAPAVATVAAPVTTYAAAPAVTKVATTYHAPAVATVAAPVTTYAAAPAVTKVATTYHAPAVATVAHAPVATYAAAPAFATFAQAAPVYSHGIGSLGYGSGDYTYGHGLIGYGLNYAYGLGSPVHYGGLLRKRK, encoded by the exons ATG ATCCGTGCCTGCGTCCTCCTGGCTCTCGCCACCAGCGCCTTCGCTGGCCACATTGGTTATGGCAGCGGCTACGGCTTTGGCCTCGGTCTGAGCTACGGCTTCGGTAACGGAATCGGTTACGCCGGCTACGCTCCAGCCGTCTCCACCGTTCAAAGCGCCCCAGCTGTCGCCACCATTTCCCACGCTGCCCCAGCCGTCACCTACGCCGCTGCTCCAGCTGTGGCCAAGGTTGCCACCTACCACGCTGCCCCAGTCGCTACCTACGCTGCTGCCCCAGTGGCCACTTACGCCGCTGCTCCAGCCGTGACCAAGGTTGCCACCACCTACCACGCCCCAGCTGTCGCTGCCCCAGTCGCCACCTACGCTGCTGCTCCAGTCGCCACCTACGCTGCTGCCCCAGCTGTGACCAAGGTTGCCACTACCTACCAGGCCCCAGCTGTCACCACCGCTGTCGCTGCCCCAGTCGCCACCTACGCTGCTGCCCCAGCTGTGACCAAGGTTGCCACCTACCAGGTTCCAGCTGTCGCCACCGCTGTCGCTGCCCCAGTCGCCACCTACGCTGCTGCCCCAGCTGTGACCAAGGTTGCCACCACCTACCAGGCCCCAGCTGTCACCACCGCTGTCGCTGCCCCAGTCGCCACCTACGCTGCTGCCCCTGCAGTGACCAAGGTTGCCACCACCTACCACGCCCCAGCTGTCGCCACCGTTGCCCACGCTCCAGTGGCCACCGCTGTCGCAGCCCCAGTCGCCACCTACGCTGCTGCTCCAGTCGCCACCTACGCTGCTGCCCCAGCTGTGACCAAGGTTGCCACCACCTACCAGGCCCCAGCTGTCGCCACCGTTGCCGCTCCAGTCGCCACCTACGCTGCTGCTCCAGCTGTGACCAAGGTTGCCACCACCTACCACGCCCCAGCTGTCGCCACCGTTGCCGCTCCAGTCACCACCTACGCTGCTGCCCCAGCTGTGACCAAGGTTGCCACCACCTACCACGCCCCAGCTGTCGCCACCGTTGCCGCTCCAGTCACCACTTACGCTGCTGCCCCAGCTGTCACCAAGGTTGCCACCACCTATCACGCCCCAGCTGTCGCTACCGTTGCCCACGCTCCAGTGGCCACCTACGCCGCTGCCCCAGCCTTCGCCACTTTTGCCCAGGCCGCCCCAGTCTACAGCCACGGTATCGGCTCTCTCGGCTACGGTTCTGGCGACTACACCTACGGCCACGGTCTCATCGGTTACGGTCTGAACTACGCCTACGGTCTTGGCTCCCCCGTCCACTACGGCGGTCTCCTCCGCAAGAGGAAGT AA